A window of Corallococcus macrosporus DSM 14697 contains these coding sequences:
- a CDS encoding HAD family hydrolase, producing the protein MAIACVVLDFDGTFTDVAAESAPFLRHFRQGLAAAVGEDLESAWEEEVAALRAGWDTLGWDLGGRVVAPATADPYLTATCAAHRIMQRFGKGQDEARRSEVVQTLYREAYAHSATAFKPEAKEVLEALVATGLPVTVVTNAHTDLVEKKLDQLAPRGREKLKVSGDARKFLLDAPDASDARFTAVPEAQTLDGVLRRPVYLRRGRYFEALKRVWDATGTTPEQTLVAGDIYELDLALPAALGAHVQLVARDNVLPYELKAVELLGARGGVDRSLHGVLARLR; encoded by the coding sequence ATGGCGATTGCGTGCGTGGTGCTGGACTTCGACGGAACCTTCACGGACGTGGCGGCGGAGAGCGCGCCCTTCCTCCGGCATTTCCGTCAGGGCTTGGCGGCGGCGGTGGGGGAGGACCTGGAGTCCGCGTGGGAGGAGGAGGTCGCCGCGTTGCGCGCGGGTTGGGACACGCTGGGGTGGGATTTGGGCGGCCGGGTGGTGGCGCCCGCCACGGCGGACCCGTACCTGACGGCCACCTGCGCGGCCCACCGCATCATGCAGCGCTTCGGCAAGGGCCAGGACGAGGCCCGCCGCTCCGAGGTGGTGCAGACGCTCTACCGCGAGGCCTACGCGCACTCGGCCACCGCCTTCAAGCCGGAGGCGAAGGAGGTGCTGGAGGCGCTGGTGGCCACGGGCCTGCCGGTGACGGTGGTGACCAACGCGCACACCGACCTGGTGGAGAAGAAGCTGGACCAGCTCGCGCCCAGGGGCCGCGAGAAGCTGAAGGTGTCCGGGGACGCCCGCAAGTTCCTGCTGGACGCGCCGGACGCGTCGGACGCGCGCTTCACCGCGGTGCCGGAGGCGCAGACGCTGGACGGCGTGCTGCGCCGCCCCGTCTACCTGCGCCGGGGCCGGTACTTCGAGGCCCTCAAGCGCGTCTGGGACGCCACGGGCACCACGCCGGAACAGACGCTGGTGGCCGGTGACATCTACGAGCTGGACCTGGCGCTGCCCGCCGCGCTGGGCGCGCACGTCCAGCTCGTGGCCCGCGACAACGTGCTGCCCTACGAGCTGAAGGCGGTGGAGCTGCTGGGCGCGCGCGGCGGCGTGGACCGCAGCCTGCACGGCGTGCTGGCCCGCCTGCGCTGA
- a CDS encoding PAS domain-containing sensor histidine kinase: MPQSLLHRYSEGPSTQAAPEEARPFLGALLGAAGCGVALLDRELRPLWVNASLAALSGLEPRAHVGRPLTELWPQVAQALSPLLARALSGEDVTEAPVRGVLAPAAGERHLRVGLSPALSGGVLAGVALWVRDETERVLEEQRLRARESHMRSLADVACDGHFLHDNGIVLDANRALTQLLGYASPSELIGRHLADCVAPEFRSQVGLVLSRGLETPYEVVVMRRDGQRLPIEVLGRYVTWEGRQVRLAAVWDIRSRKAAEELTASAEQFRHQLLGVMDSEMRSPLQTLHQGTRTLQRLEGLEEPQRTLVGQVARAARRMERMLQELMDFTRARLAGGLALRPEPAVLSAVVERVVEERRREHPQRAIRLEAEGDLRGHWDTGRLAQLADLLLGSVLQQGTDDAPVTLRAAGAVGGVTLSVQGQGLTVAAEEHASLFEPFRKERGGQPEGLGLGLYIARQIALAHGGKLAVESGSGGGVRFAAWLPREGPGH, translated from the coding sequence ATGCCGCAGTCCCTACTCCACCGGTATTCCGAAGGGCCGTCCACGCAGGCGGCGCCCGAGGAGGCGCGGCCCTTCCTGGGGGCGCTCCTGGGCGCGGCGGGGTGCGGGGTGGCGCTGCTGGACCGGGAGCTGCGTCCCTTGTGGGTGAACGCCTCCCTGGCGGCGCTGTCCGGCCTGGAGCCGCGCGCGCACGTGGGCCGTCCGCTGACGGAGCTGTGGCCGCAGGTGGCGCAGGCGCTGTCGCCGCTGCTGGCCCGGGCGTTGTCCGGCGAGGACGTGACGGAGGCGCCGGTGCGGGGCGTGCTGGCCCCCGCCGCGGGCGAACGGCACCTGCGGGTGGGCCTGTCCCCCGCGCTGAGTGGCGGCGTGCTGGCCGGGGTGGCGCTGTGGGTGCGAGACGAGACGGAGCGCGTCCTGGAGGAGCAGCGGCTGCGCGCGCGCGAGTCGCACATGCGCAGCCTGGCGGACGTGGCCTGTGACGGGCACTTCCTGCACGACAACGGCATCGTGCTGGACGCCAACCGCGCGCTGACGCAGCTCCTGGGCTACGCGTCGCCGTCGGAGTTGATTGGCCGGCACCTGGCGGACTGCGTGGCCCCGGAGTTCCGCTCGCAGGTGGGGCTGGTGCTGAGCCGCGGGCTGGAGACGCCCTATGAGGTGGTCGTCATGCGCCGCGACGGTCAGCGGCTGCCCATCGAGGTGCTGGGCCGCTACGTGACGTGGGAGGGCCGGCAGGTGCGGCTGGCCGCCGTCTGGGACATCCGCAGCCGCAAGGCCGCCGAGGAGCTCACGGCGAGCGCCGAGCAGTTCCGCCACCAGTTGCTGGGCGTCATGGATTCGGAGATGCGCTCGCCGCTCCAGACGCTGCACCAGGGCACGCGCACCTTGCAGCGGCTGGAGGGGCTGGAGGAGCCCCAGCGCACCCTGGTGGGCCAGGTGGCCAGGGCCGCCCGCCGGATGGAGCGGATGCTCCAGGAGCTGATGGACTTCACCCGCGCGCGGCTGGCGGGGGGCCTGGCGCTGCGGCCGGAGCCCGCCGTCCTCAGCGCGGTGGTGGAGCGCGTGGTGGAGGAGCGGCGCCGCGAGCACCCCCAGCGCGCCATCCGCCTGGAGGCCGAGGGTGACTTGCGCGGCCACTGGGACACCGGGCGGCTGGCGCAGCTCGCGGACCTCCTCCTGGGCAGCGTGCTGCAGCAGGGGACGGACGACGCGCCGGTGACGCTCCGCGCGGCCGGCGCCGTGGGCGGCGTCACCCTGAGCGTGCAGGGCCAGGGGCTCACGGTGGCCGCCGAGGAGCATGCCTCCCTCTTCGAGCCCTTCCGCAAGGAGCGCGGCGGCCAGCCGGAGGGGCTGGGCCTGGGGCTCTACATCGCGCGGCAGATCGCCCTCGCGCACGGCGGGAAGCTGGCGGTGGAGTCCGGCTCGGGGGGGGGCGTGCGCTTCGCGGCCTGGCTGCCCCGCGAGGGGCCCGGGCACTGA
- a CDS encoding glutathione S-transferase family protein has product MGQLIEGRWHAGWYAPDAEGRFERPPTVFRERVTADGASGLPAEPGRYHLYISYACPWASRLAIIRKLKKLEGAIGLTVVDPRMGDDGWTFQGYPGSDPEPFYGFQFLRELYVKARADYTGRVTVPVLWDRQRETVVNNESRELLRMLDTEFDAYGDASVQLAPPHLRAQVDATLDALYPSINNGVYRAGFATRQQAYEDACRELFAALDTWEQVLGTRRYLCGATLTEADVCLYTTLVRFDLVYHAHFKCNLRRIQDYPNLWGYLKDLYQTPGFTETTQLDHIKLHYYWSQTTVNPTRVVPLGPTVPLGEPHDRARRFG; this is encoded by the coding sequence ATGGGGCAGTTGATTGAGGGCAGGTGGCACGCGGGCTGGTACGCGCCGGACGCGGAGGGGCGCTTCGAGCGCCCGCCCACGGTGTTCCGCGAGCGCGTGACGGCGGATGGCGCCAGCGGCCTGCCCGCCGAGCCGGGGCGCTACCACCTCTACATCTCCTACGCGTGCCCGTGGGCCAGCCGGCTGGCCATCATCCGCAAGCTGAAGAAGCTGGAGGGCGCCATCGGCCTGACGGTGGTGGACCCGCGCATGGGCGATGACGGGTGGACCTTCCAGGGCTACCCCGGCTCGGATCCGGAGCCCTTCTACGGCTTCCAGTTCCTGCGGGAGCTCTACGTGAAGGCCCGCGCGGACTACACGGGCCGCGTCACGGTGCCGGTGCTCTGGGACAGGCAGCGGGAGACGGTGGTCAACAACGAGTCGCGCGAGCTCTTGCGCATGCTGGACACGGAGTTCGACGCGTACGGGGACGCGTCCGTGCAGCTCGCGCCGCCGCACCTGCGCGCGCAGGTGGACGCCACGCTGGACGCCCTCTACCCGTCCATCAACAACGGCGTGTACCGCGCCGGCTTCGCCACCCGCCAGCAGGCCTACGAGGACGCGTGCCGCGAGCTGTTCGCCGCGCTGGACACGTGGGAGCAGGTGCTGGGCACGCGGCGCTACCTGTGCGGCGCCACGCTCACCGAGGCGGACGTGTGCCTCTACACGACGCTGGTGCGCTTCGACCTCGTGTACCACGCCCACTTCAAGTGCAACCTGCGGCGCATCCAGGACTATCCGAACCTGTGGGGGTACCTGAAGGACCTCTACCAGACGCCCGGCTTCACGGAGACGACGCAGCTGGACCACATCAAGCTGCACTATTACTGGAGCCAGACGACGGTGAACCCCACGCGCGTGGTGCCGCTGGGGCCCACCGTGCCGCTCGGGGAGCCCCACGACAGGGCGCGGCGTTTCGGATGA
- a CDS encoding TIGR02266 family protein — MSPPPNARDTVFVVDDSRTAREVVRLHLTRLGCEAVALEGGEACMAELAKRTPALILLDLRMERMQGDEVCRLVKAHPAGRNVPVIMFTSGGEPHEVMHCWRAGADDFLPKPVALGALEAKLAAVRQARERAREGPPRGRRVLLVEGGRFLHTFLGGSLEQEGLHVLYARDMGDAANLAAEHGARLDGFVVDVSRTPREALALATKLHDAHPRKPLVLLSRAEESQEVLARAQALGGAPLLEKRHLGADELLGRVLARLVPGHTPLRAAERVPFFTVVEFTPSSGATLSGFSHDAGPGALFVRTLTPAREGTRLSLKVLLAGQRAPCTAEATVAWSNPPLPQGVFRSAVGMGLRLEHLDPVLTQQFVRFVPRGLGFPAPGAPRASGF; from the coding sequence ATGAGCCCTCCTCCCAACGCGCGTGACACCGTGTTCGTGGTGGATGACTCCCGCACCGCCCGGGAGGTGGTGCGCCTGCACCTGACCCGGCTGGGCTGCGAGGCCGTGGCGCTGGAGGGCGGCGAGGCCTGCATGGCCGAGCTGGCGAAGCGCACCCCCGCGCTCATCCTGTTGGACCTGCGCATGGAGCGCATGCAGGGGGACGAGGTGTGCCGGCTGGTGAAGGCGCACCCGGCGGGGCGCAACGTGCCCGTCATCATGTTCACCTCCGGCGGCGAGCCGCACGAGGTGATGCACTGCTGGCGCGCGGGGGCCGATGACTTCCTGCCCAAGCCGGTGGCGCTGGGCGCGCTGGAGGCGAAGCTGGCCGCGGTGCGCCAGGCCCGGGAGCGCGCCCGCGAGGGGCCGCCGCGCGGGCGCCGCGTGCTGCTGGTGGAGGGCGGGCGCTTCCTGCACACCTTCCTGGGGGGCTCGCTGGAGCAGGAGGGCCTCCACGTCCTCTACGCCCGGGACATGGGGGACGCGGCGAACCTGGCGGCCGAACACGGCGCGCGGCTGGACGGCTTCGTGGTGGACGTGTCGCGCACGCCGCGCGAGGCGCTCGCCCTGGCCACGAAGCTCCATGACGCGCACCCGCGCAAGCCGCTGGTGCTGCTGTCGCGCGCGGAGGAGTCCCAGGAGGTGCTCGCCCGGGCGCAGGCGCTGGGCGGCGCGCCGCTGCTGGAGAAGCGCCACCTGGGCGCGGACGAGCTGCTCGGGCGCGTGCTGGCGCGGCTGGTGCCCGGCCATACGCCGCTGCGCGCCGCCGAGCGCGTGCCCTTCTTCACGGTGGTGGAGTTCACCCCCTCCAGCGGGGCGACGCTGTCGGGCTTCAGCCATGACGCGGGGCCGGGGGCGCTCTTCGTGCGCACCCTCACGCCCGCCCGCGAGGGCACCCGGCTGTCGTTGAAGGTGCTCCTGGCGGGACAGCGCGCGCCCTGCACCGCCGAGGCGACGGTGGCGTGGTCCAACCCGCCCCTGCCGCAGGGCGTCTTCCGGTCCGCGGTGGGCATGGGCCTGCGGCTGGAGCACCTGGACCCGGTGCTCACCCAGCAGTTCGTCCGCTTCGTGCCGCGGGGCCTCGGTTTTCCGGCTCCAGGTGCGCCACGCGCCTCAGGTTTCTGA
- a CDS encoding nucleotidyltransferase family protein, whose protein sequence is MKAVAIILAAGEARRMAHPKALIEHEGGKSFLQSLASTFGKAGSMVLGVVGKDSEAVREQHPGLELVEAERWQEGPLLSVKAGLEAALEAGADVVLLHPVDMPALRATTLKSLLKMMGDADELLRPEFEGAPGWPLVLSRSAAERLRAAEGPQLEPALAALKARRVAVKDPGVVVNINTPETYERLFGMQPRLAPPPKRRGAKQRGTGPATSNVAELGGGSAPMAAASEE, encoded by the coding sequence ATGAAGGCAGTGGCGATCATCCTCGCTGCGGGTGAGGCCCGGCGGATGGCCCACCCCAAGGCGCTTATCGAGCACGAGGGAGGCAAGAGCTTCCTCCAGTCCCTGGCATCCACCTTTGGCAAGGCGGGCTCCATGGTGCTTGGCGTGGTGGGGAAGGACTCCGAGGCGGTGCGCGAGCAGCACCCGGGGCTGGAATTGGTGGAGGCGGAGCGGTGGCAGGAAGGGCCACTCCTATCGGTGAAGGCGGGGCTGGAGGCCGCGCTGGAGGCGGGGGCGGACGTGGTGCTGCTGCATCCGGTGGACATGCCGGCGCTGCGCGCGACCACGCTCAAGTCCCTCCTGAAGATGATGGGGGACGCGGACGAGCTGCTGCGGCCGGAGTTCGAGGGCGCGCCAGGCTGGCCGCTGGTGCTCTCGCGGAGCGCGGCGGAGCGGCTGCGCGCCGCGGAGGGCCCGCAGCTCGAGCCCGCCCTGGCGGCGCTGAAGGCGCGCCGCGTGGCGGTGAAGGACCCGGGCGTGGTGGTGAACATCAACACGCCGGAGACGTACGAGCGCCTGTTCGGCATGCAGCCTCGGCTGGCGCCTCCGCCGAAGCGGCGCGGCGCCAAGCAGCGGGGCACCGGGCCCGCGACGTCCAACGTGGCGGAGCTGGGCGGCGGCTCGGCGCCCATGGCCGCGGCGTCCGAGGAGTAG
- the atpH gene encoding ATP synthase F1 subunit delta yields MVNVSIARRYARALLDVASEAGRTDAVAEQLTAFADVIAKNAELTDVLVNPAYTREQRLRVVESVMKAVPGGLEPTLTNTLRLLVDRNRLGYLADIARLFRDMADARAGRVRGHVTSAAPLPADALAQLQQTLQQLTQRNVLLETRVDPSLLGGVSAQVGSILYDGSIRTQLEEMRRELKQR; encoded by the coding sequence ATGGTGAACGTGTCGATCGCCCGCCGCTACGCCCGCGCCCTCCTCGATGTCGCTTCGGAGGCGGGCCGCACTGACGCCGTCGCCGAGCAGCTCACTGCCTTCGCCGACGTCATCGCGAAGAACGCCGAGCTGACCGACGTGCTCGTCAACCCCGCCTACACCCGCGAGCAGCGCCTGCGGGTGGTGGAGTCGGTGATGAAGGCCGTCCCCGGCGGCCTGGAGCCCACGCTGACCAACACCCTCCGCCTGCTGGTGGACCGCAACCGCCTGGGTTACCTGGCGGACATCGCCCGCCTCTTCCGCGACATGGCGGATGCCCGCGCCGGCCGCGTCCGGGGCCACGTCACCAGCGCCGCGCCGCTCCCGGCGGACGCCCTGGCCCAGCTCCAGCAGACCCTGCAGCAGCTCACCCAGCGCAACGTCCTGCTGGAGACGCGCGTGGACCCCAGCCTGCTGGGGGGGGTCTCCGCCCAGGTGGGCAGCATCCTGTACGACGGCAGCATCCGCACCCAGCTCGAAGAGATGCGCCGCGAGCTGAAGCAGCGCTGA
- a CDS encoding OmpA family protein, whose product MTESTHHGQTQHGRPWVPWLVTALVVLMSGAVMYLAHQGTSRAEALAERSRQDAVDAANRARDAESARLQLEQKLAALEAERTRLATEKEQLSTEKDQLSQTVQEQEAELAKLKATYDDLEDKMKAEIAEGAIRLSQAEGRIQVDLVDKVLFDSGDASISARGQEVLTRLGSVLAKVEDKSIQVSGHTDDSPPTQKLQSTFPSNWELSVARAVNVVRFLQETGGVPARRLVAAGYGQMRPVSSNATPQGRARNRRIEVLLMPDLPSKRTPPAAVRRALAGGTTPKAQAKPARGTK is encoded by the coding sequence ATGACGGAGTCCACGCACCATGGCCAGACGCAGCACGGACGACCCTGGGTGCCCTGGCTGGTGACGGCGCTGGTGGTGCTGATGTCGGGCGCCGTGATGTACCTGGCGCACCAGGGGACGAGCCGGGCCGAGGCCCTGGCCGAGCGGTCCCGCCAGGACGCCGTGGACGCCGCCAACCGCGCGCGCGACGCGGAGTCCGCGCGGCTCCAGCTGGAGCAGAAGCTGGCGGCGCTGGAGGCCGAGCGCACCCGGCTGGCCACGGAGAAGGAGCAGCTCAGCACGGAGAAGGACCAGCTCAGCCAGACGGTGCAGGAGCAGGAGGCGGAGCTGGCGAAGCTGAAGGCCACCTACGACGACCTGGAGGACAAGATGAAGGCGGAGATCGCCGAGGGCGCCATCCGCCTGTCCCAGGCGGAGGGCCGCATCCAGGTGGACCTGGTGGACAAGGTGCTGTTCGACTCCGGCGACGCGAGCATCAGCGCGCGCGGCCAGGAGGTGCTGACGCGGCTGGGCAGCGTGCTGGCCAAGGTGGAGGACAAGTCCATCCAGGTGTCGGGCCACACGGATGACTCGCCGCCGACGCAGAAGCTGCAGAGCACCTTCCCGTCCAACTGGGAGCTGTCCGTGGCGCGCGCGGTGAACGTGGTGCGCTTCCTCCAGGAGACCGGCGGCGTGCCCGCGCGCCGGCTGGTGGCGGCGGGCTACGGGCAGATGCGGCCGGTGTCCAGCAACGCCACCCCGCAGGGCCGCGCGCGCAACCGGCGCATCGAGGTGCTCCTCATGCCGGACCTGCCCTCCAAGCGCACGCCGCCCGCGGCGGTGCGGCGCGCGCTGGCGGGAGGAACCACGCCCAAGGCCCAGGCGAAGCCCGCGCGCGGGACGAAGTAG
- the atpA gene encoding F0F1 ATP synthase subunit alpha gives MEIRADEISRIIREQIKDYGKKVTVAETGTVLSVGDGIARIYGLEGALAGELVEFANGVQGLVLNLEEDNVGVAIMGDFQSIREGDTVKRTQQIASVPVGKELLGRVVDPLGKPLDGKGPITATETRRLEVKAPGIVSRKSVHEPLQTGIKALDALVPVGRGQRELIIGDRQTGKTAVAIDTIINQKGLNVYCIYVAIGQKQSTVAQVVEKLTRFGAMEYTTVVASNASDPAPMQFFAPYAGVAMGEYFRDNKMHALIVYDDLSKQAVAYRQLSLLLRRPPGREAYPGDVFYVHSRLLERAAKLSDEEGAGSLTALPIIETQAGDVSAYIPTNVISITDGQIFLETDLFFAGVRPAINVGLSVSRVGSAAQIKAMKQVAGTMKLELAQYRELAAFAQFGSDLDKATQETLARGARMVELLKQGQYEPMPVEKQVMQIYAATNRDDPKKRGWIRDIPVADVVRWMREFLEFADGKHPNVAKDLASKREMTADIKTALNKAITEFNEVFQPTPGAKV, from the coding sequence ATGGAAATCCGCGCCGACGAGATCAGCAGAATCATCCGGGAGCAGATCAAGGACTACGGGAAGAAGGTCACCGTCGCGGAGACGGGCACCGTGCTGTCCGTGGGTGACGGTATCGCGCGCATCTACGGCCTCGAGGGCGCGCTCGCCGGTGAGCTGGTGGAGTTCGCCAACGGCGTGCAGGGCCTCGTGCTCAACCTGGAGGAGGACAACGTCGGCGTCGCCATCATGGGTGACTTCCAGTCCATCCGCGAGGGCGACACGGTCAAGCGCACCCAGCAGATCGCCTCCGTTCCCGTGGGCAAGGAGCTGCTCGGCCGCGTGGTGGACCCGCTCGGCAAGCCGCTGGACGGCAAGGGCCCCATCACCGCCACGGAGACGCGCCGCCTGGAGGTGAAGGCGCCGGGCATCGTGTCCCGCAAGAGCGTGCACGAGCCCCTGCAGACGGGCATCAAGGCGCTGGACGCGCTGGTGCCGGTGGGCCGCGGTCAGCGCGAGCTCATCATCGGTGACCGCCAGACGGGCAAGACGGCCGTCGCCATCGACACCATCATCAACCAGAAGGGCCTGAACGTTTACTGCATCTACGTGGCCATCGGCCAGAAGCAGTCGACGGTGGCCCAGGTGGTGGAGAAGCTGACCCGCTTCGGCGCCATGGAGTACACCACGGTGGTGGCGTCCAACGCCTCCGACCCGGCCCCCATGCAGTTCTTCGCGCCGTACGCCGGCGTGGCCATGGGCGAGTACTTCCGCGACAACAAGATGCACGCGCTCATCGTGTACGACGACCTGTCCAAGCAGGCCGTGGCGTACCGCCAGCTCTCGCTGCTGCTGCGCCGTCCGCCGGGACGCGAGGCCTACCCCGGCGACGTGTTCTACGTGCACAGCCGCCTGCTGGAGCGCGCCGCCAAGCTGTCCGACGAGGAGGGCGCCGGTTCGCTCACCGCGCTCCCCATCATCGAGACGCAGGCCGGTGACGTGTCGGCGTACATCCCGACGAACGTCATCTCCATCACCGACGGGCAGATCTTCCTCGAGACGGACCTCTTCTTCGCCGGCGTCCGCCCGGCCATCAACGTGGGCCTCTCCGTGTCCCGCGTCGGCTCGGCCGCGCAGATCAAGGCCATGAAGCAGGTGGCCGGCACCATGAAGCTGGAGCTGGCGCAGTACCGCGAGCTGGCCGCCTTCGCCCAGTTCGGCTCCGACCTGGACAAGGCCACCCAGGAGACGCTGGCGCGCGGCGCCCGCATGGTGGAGCTGCTCAAGCAGGGCCAGTACGAGCCCATGCCCGTCGAGAAGCAGGTCATGCAGATCTACGCCGCCACCAACCGCGACGACCCCAAGAAGCGCGGCTGGATTCGCGACATCCCCGTGGCCGACGTGGTCCGCTGGATGCGTGAGTTCCTGGAGTTCGCCGACGGCAAGCACCCGAACGTCGCCAAGGACCTGGCGTCGAAGCGCGAGATGACCGCCGACATCAAGACGGCGCTGAACAAGGCCATCACCGAGTTCAACGAGGTCTTCCAGCCGACGCCGGGCGCCAAGGTCTAA
- a CDS encoding Hsp70 family protein, with translation MHDPVIGIDLGTTNSAVATVEDGRPRLIPARAGGRLTPSTLGVNKAGERVVGVAAQALAEEHPDSVIWATKRFLGRRYTPELVQEAKALVPYPLVAGPAGDVRVRLAGRVMPVTQVSAMILGELALDAQAHFGRPVTKCVITVPANFDDNQRQATREAANIAGLDVVRLVNEPTAAALAYGLSRGFEGNALVFDLGGGTFDVSILEVKSGVFEVRATGGDPKLGGEDFDQRIVQWLLAQVDDELRHVVSQDAQSLRRLKVAAEQAKRELTEKEEASIYVAGLGDHSAPGKRMAELETVLTRAFFETLSEPLSRRCLEVCESVMREAKMDPHAVDVVLLVGGMTRVPLVRRLVADFFGRAPSTDVHPDEAVALGAAVQADELIRQSGQALLLDVASQSLGVGVMGGRVKRLIPKNTGVPVVARDIFYPGSSGQQEARIPVYQGESEFQDENYKLGEVVLKRLHVGARGDVPLEVVFELSSEAILSVKATDLTTGNMEAVRLEARAGLPQGEAEKLGAEQAHYARSQGVVDAKRAEELFRKLLERGEKLARLLQRSAQENPSPEAQATLGTVQRLLDGGRSALDAGNAAQCATIAKQLTRLLSGRQEPRA, from the coding sequence ATGCACGACCCCGTCATCGGCATCGACCTGGGTACTACCAACAGCGCCGTGGCGACCGTGGAAGACGGACGCCCGCGCCTGATTCCCGCGCGCGCGGGTGGCCGGTTGACGCCGTCCACCCTGGGCGTGAACAAAGCCGGCGAGCGCGTGGTGGGCGTCGCGGCACAAGCCCTGGCCGAGGAGCACCCCGACTCCGTCATCTGGGCCACCAAGCGTTTCCTGGGGCGCCGCTACACGCCGGAGCTGGTGCAGGAGGCGAAGGCGCTGGTGCCCTATCCGCTGGTGGCGGGCCCCGCCGGTGACGTGCGCGTGCGGCTGGCCGGGCGGGTGATGCCCGTCACGCAGGTGTCCGCGATGATTCTGGGCGAGCTGGCCCTGGACGCGCAGGCGCACTTCGGCCGGCCCGTCACCAAGTGCGTCATCACCGTCCCCGCCAACTTCGACGACAACCAGCGCCAGGCCACGCGCGAGGCGGCCAACATCGCCGGCCTGGACGTGGTGCGGCTGGTGAACGAGCCCACCGCCGCGGCGCTGGCGTACGGCCTGTCGCGCGGCTTCGAGGGCAACGCGCTGGTGTTCGACCTGGGCGGCGGCACCTTCGATGTGTCCATCCTGGAGGTGAAGTCCGGCGTCTTCGAGGTGCGCGCCACCGGCGGCGACCCGAAGCTGGGCGGCGAGGACTTCGACCAGCGCATCGTGCAGTGGCTGCTGGCGCAGGTGGACGATGAGCTGCGCCACGTGGTGTCGCAGGACGCGCAGAGCCTGCGCCGCCTGAAGGTGGCCGCCGAGCAGGCCAAGCGCGAGCTCACCGAGAAGGAAGAGGCGTCCATCTACGTCGCCGGGCTGGGGGACCACTCGGCGCCGGGCAAGCGGATGGCGGAGCTGGAGACGGTGCTGACGCGCGCCTTCTTCGAAACGCTGTCCGAGCCGCTGTCGCGCCGCTGCCTCGAGGTCTGCGAGTCGGTGATGCGCGAGGCGAAGATGGACCCCCACGCGGTGGACGTGGTGCTGCTGGTGGGCGGCATGACGCGCGTGCCGCTGGTGCGGCGGTTGGTGGCGGACTTCTTCGGCCGCGCCCCCTCCACGGACGTGCACCCGGACGAGGCCGTGGCGCTGGGCGCCGCGGTGCAGGCCGACGAGCTCATCCGCCAGTCCGGCCAGGCGCTGCTGCTGGACGTGGCCAGCCAGAGCCTGGGCGTGGGCGTCATGGGCGGGCGCGTGAAGCGGCTCATCCCGAAGAACACCGGCGTGCCCGTGGTGGCGCGCGACATCTTCTATCCCGGCAGCTCCGGCCAGCAGGAAGCGCGCATCCCCGTGTACCAGGGCGAGAGCGAGTTCCAGGACGAGAACTACAAGCTGGGCGAGGTGGTGCTCAAGCGCCTCCACGTCGGCGCGCGCGGAGACGTGCCGCTGGAGGTCGTCTTCGAGCTGTCCAGCGAGGCCATCCTGTCCGTCAAGGCCACCGACCTGACCACCGGCAACATGGAGGCCGTCCGGTTGGAGGCCCGTGCGGGCTTGCCCCAGGGCGAGGCGGAGAAGCTGGGCGCGGAGCAGGCCCACTACGCGCGCTCGCAGGGCGTGGTGGACGCGAAGCGCGCGGAGGAGCTGTTCCGCAAGCTGCTGGAGCGCGGGGAGAAGCTGGCGCGGCTGCTCCAGCGCAGCGCGCAGGAGAACCCCAGCCCGGAGGCGCAGGCCACGCTGGGCACGGTGCAGCGCCTGCTGGACGGCGGCCGCAGCGCCCTGGACGCGGGCAACGCGGCGCAGTGCGCCACCATCGCCAAGCAGCTCACGCGGTTGTTGTCCGGTCGCCAGGAGCCTCGCGCCTGA
- a CDS encoding response regulator gives MPGVTQPVVPPQVLIVEDDPDVRGAMAEALHDEGFEVSMAINAVEALRVLAALESACLVLLDWEIPRVDGRGLLERLRADERFAGTRVVVMTAEAGPLPTGAAGVLRKPVRLEMLLDAARRHCPPDSAAVKTPA, from the coding sequence GTGCCGGGTGTGACTCAGCCCGTGGTGCCACCGCAGGTCCTGATTGTGGAGGATGACCCGGACGTTCGGGGGGCCATGGCGGAGGCGCTGCACGACGAGGGCTTCGAGGTGTCCATGGCCATCAACGCCGTGGAGGCCCTGCGGGTGCTCGCGGCGTTGGAGTCCGCCTGCCTCGTGCTGCTCGACTGGGAGATTCCGCGCGTGGACGGCCGCGGGCTGCTGGAGCGGCTGCGGGCCGATGAGCGCTTCGCCGGGACGCGGGTGGTGGTGATGACGGCGGAGGCCGGGCCGCTGCCCACCGGCGCGGCGGGCGTGCTGCGCAAGCCGGTGCGCCTGGAGATGCTGCTGGACGCGGCCCGGCGCCACTGTCCGCCGGACAGCGCCGCCGTGAAGACGCCCGCGTGA